The genomic DNA TTTAATTAGTGCCACGCAGGGCGGCACTGGTCCCTTCCGCTCGGTGGCTTCCCGTTTATCTCTCGCTCCATCTCTATCTACATGTCCGGATTGTTGTTTTATGCTTAAATCCTGCGGATAACACTGTAAGGAGATGACCGTTTCTGTTCTGCTTTCACATTAATGTTGGTAATTTCGGGTCGGGTTTGGTAACCGTACCAAAACCAAATCGACCAACCACCGATCGATCATTTCGTTTGCATATCTTCTCGATAGGTGACACGTGCCGGTAGTAGACCTTGAGCCGATTCGCTACGGCACCGGCTTCTTAACCCCGTTTAAGGGGACGGAACAAATCCGATTCTGTCACGCCATTAGCTATGGGCACACGGTCCACACAAGGTTCGTGCCGTTTGTTGGCACGTGAACAACGAACGGCATGGGAAAGTGGGAGTTGGAAAAACTCCGTCCATTgtgggtttccttttttttcttgtctttgGGGAGACACTGATTATCCGATTGTAATTATGACATGTACAACGTACGTACGAGTGGAAGAGTCAATAGGGAAGCGGGCTCGAAACAATGGCAACCACTTGACAGGGACGTTAATAGGACGGAGAATAGAAGGGGTACCGTAAAGTGGCAGCAACACAAGGATATTAGACCTCAGTTTTGTGGTACAACCGGATTATGTTATCGATGAAAGGTTAAGGATATTGGATGTCACAAGAGCTCTCTTATGAGGTGATTCGTTAAATTGCTGGACACCTTACATTTTGCGGCGGTAATAAAGCGTTGATTATTGGAGGAAAGAACACTTCTAGCAGGGTTAGACGATCGAAGATTCTTTGAAGGAATTGTCTGTTAAAGTCTCTCTCAGCATTTTATCTTTGTTGGGTTAAGGCTCACTTCACTTTAGAGAATCgttgaactatttttaaaaaaacccCTCTAGTCTCGCTCGCTGATACTAGCCGATACAACCGATCCTGTGATGATGGTGCCTTAAATATCTTAATAAACCCAATCACTAAACCTTTTAAACGTGGTCTAGCCCCTTAAATTTGCTGGGCCCGCTCCTGCAAACCATAATATCTCACCAATATTTctaccccgaaaaaaaaccggttcACTTTCCTTTCCCAAGCCGTACACACATCCCTGGTCATCCCTGTCCAACTGGTTTGAACCGTGCCGCTGTGTATGTGCAAGCAAAATTGAATTACATTAAACTCTGACTCGGTTCTAACACCATTACGGCTGGGTCTGGGTGCCGATGatgggtcggtcggtcgtgTGTCGTGTGCCATAAcgcaacaaccacaacacaaCCGGTAAAGGAAGCGCAGCTAGCGTTGGGAGAGGGAGCGTTTTTAATAGAGGCGAACTAATTGGATCCCACCGTCGTCGTGTGCATGATTTCTAATTGGACACGGTGTAGGTGAcgcgggattttttttttgtatttccaTTAATTGCGTTGGTGAAAGATTGGAAggtttggaaaatgtttaaagTAAACATTAATATGCTGCTTTAATGGAAATCAAATACGCATGCGGCGTGGAATGTGATGCGAaggtaaatttaattatttctttaactgtGAACTTCAACTCAAAAATAATACtctctttaaatttgattaattAGTTAATCTAATTCGTGAAAAACTAATAGACTTAGCCAAGCACAACTGTTATCcttgcgaattgcatacctgTCGATTATGTGAATTTGTGCGCCTCGAACTATGCAAAACGCATAGTACAGTAACGATAAAGACGAAAAATTAGAAATTCAAAAGTTTtcagtaaattaaattataaattactTTTAGCCCTTCACTTTAGTTGGGAGACATTCATTACATTTTTAAGATAACACCTACAGCTGGTattatcaaaatattttaccatTATAGTTTATAGAATAATAAAACTACCCATTCCTACGGTTGGCCATCGTAATACCATTCCAAATTCAACATCAAACACAGCCGCTTACACACCCTTCACAACCTTTGGGGCGTTTTCCGCCACGCGTTCATTTCGTCCATTTGACGTACGTTTCACCAAACGGGCGCCATTTAGCGTAGACACCAGGGCCTTACAGATTCAACTCGTTACATCCTGTCACTTGCAAATGATGCTTATCCTCCGGCCCTTTTTTGACGAACGATTGCGCCTGGGAAGGAGGAGCTGGCAGATCAAAGGCCCGCGGTGTacaaaaatcgataaattacATGCTGCTGGCAACATCCGAACGAACTACTGACAGGCGTCCGGTTAGAGAGAGCGCGCTTTCCTTCCCACCGGAAAACCCACCAACTCAACCACCTTTCAAACATGGCTTTATGGGTGCGAAAagaagagaagcaaagcaTTCCTGCGAAAGTTAACTTGCCCGGATGAGCAGAAACGAGATCCTTACAGGGAAATCACCTCGCGAACCGAGTCCCCTTGCTGACTTCTTCCAGCGAGCAGTAGCAATCGCCACCACCCAAAAGAACAGTTGTAACAATATCTTAATTAACTCTAATGGAATCCGTACTTTGTGTGCCGTACTCTTGCAGGCTGTTTTGCTTTCGCGGATGTTTTGCGGATGTTTCTGGCCGCAGTTGCACGAAGCATAacatccccccccccagcTCGGTGGTATACGCACGCGGTGGCAAATGTGAGAGCCGAAGGCAAGCGAATGTGCGAAAGGTGAAGATTTCTTGAGCACGATGAAGATGCCGCAAGATGAAGACTTGGTACAAGAAACTTTTATCCCTCTTTTGTTGGAATTTTCTTGGACGATTTTTACGCGTGTACGGTACAGAGAAGGTGGTTCTTTTCCAACTCGTGGCTAGCATCATCTCTCACCGGTAGCTTCTTCTCTTTTAATATCCTTGCTGGTTCTGtggaaaatggcttattttaacgacGCTGAAAATGTTCAAACTGGTGCTTTAAGATATTCTCGCATTGAAGCACCACGTAATATGATGCTCCAACCTGTTGGATAGCTCTGGTTCAGGAATCCGGAAGAAATATTTCACGTCTTGGAAGTTGTTGTAAAATGGGATATAAAAATAGTCAAAGGTATGTTCAAACAGATGAAGAAACGAGGACCTTGAATAGCCTCCGAGCCTATTTTCGAGTATAATAATTTTGTCTCAGAACAGAACATATTAAGAGTTATGTTAGAGAGGTATTTAATAGATAAAAACTATTTCATTCGCAAACATTCTCAGAAAAAAACTATGAAATACCTAATAGAATCGTTCTTAAagactttcttcttctgccccGAAGACACACGCCAGACGGGTAAGGTTAAATCGGTAAGAAAATAAAGGCCAACAACGAGCTGAGCAGCCAAAcccacaaaacaaagcaacaaataAGAACTCTCGCTCGAGGAAAAACTCCCATTTCCACCCATCGTTAGCGTTGTTGTTAGCGCAAAATGCACCCCATCGtaacatgattttttttttcttcgggtGGAAAACGTTAAAGGTAGGACACAGGCTCTGTTGGAAGCAAGGGAAAACGTCTTCCGAGGGAACCTTTACTTCCTAGGTGAAATTCAGCTTTTCTTCTCGCCTCCCCCCTAGGGAAAACTGGGAATAAACAGAATTTTCTAACAACACACGATGTACGGCTTTAAACAGAAATGGCCTGAGTCATATAGCAGGCAAACAAGCGAAGGTGTGCTCTATGCCTCAGACACGCTTATCGTTGCTTGTTTATCTAGCGAAAAAGTTTTACTAAAtttcaaaaccaaacaaagcaGAACCTTTAACTGATTGTACTGAAAATGGGCACTGTACGCCGACGGCAATAGCCAAACGTACATTAATCTCGTGTATCTTGCTCCCAGATTTCCCGGGGCCCTTCAAGAGGATTCCGTGTTCGAGATCAAattttcgtttcgtgtttCAACGCATTTCGATTCTCGCGTCATGTACGATACCTGGCACATACACGTGTCcccttttgtgtttgtggtggtggtggtggatccGTACGTGTGTGAATGGCGTTTGCGCGTAGGAAGGTGTGCATCATCATGCAAGTCTCGCCCTATGCGGTGTGTGCGTGGTAAGCAAACAGAGTAATTCTATATACATCAGTTAATATAGCGTTCTTCGATGAAAAGTAATTCTACCTCTGGCGCTTACCTATATTTATTGTACTTTCAATTAAAGCAGGAACTTAAGTTACACCTATACTAGGATCTCTAGCGAAAGGTTTGGTCCTGGTTTTCCACGCTAGACGAGCTGgggggaaaatttaatttattaatgtCCATTAATTAGCGGCCCCAATCGTCCAGGAACACTCTCAGGCGAACCGCTCTCCTACCACCTATTACTATATTGACTCATTTTATTTGTCCGGTCAATCGATCACACTAATTTTCCGTTACCGGTGCTGCAGCCGTATTGTCCTTGTCCCGTGTTTGTGGGACAAGGGTTTACATTCTGCCTGGTGTTCGCCACTTGCCATCCTGTGTTCAAAATGAACAATTGCTCTGTAAAGCACAAAGGCGGTTGCGAGTAGAAGCGATAGCTGAAAGAACAAACGTGCACAGCGTACCTTCCGGTTGACATCCCAGCGCTATTCTACTGCTCTCGTTTATCGACCGAAACCGGAACACGCAAGCGGTTCTCGAGATCGCACTGGAatggaaggaagaaagaatCCCATTCAAGTATCATCGCTCCGGGTTCTGGACAGGATACCGTGTACTGTAATAAGAACCAGCAGTTTCCAGCAGGTCCGCCCCCGGATTAGATTAAAGGTGATAGTACACGCCACTACACACTCGATGTGTTCACAGGCACAGGTTCAAGTGCAGCAGTGTTCCCTTGGTGAAAAATTGGCGAACAGAAACCTTTTCATTTTCCGGCAGCAATTGAAGGACTTCCGTCCCAAAGTGGCAGCTGGAAAAATGGGTGAAATCCGAGCCCAAACTTTGAGCGCTGCTGATAGAATCAGCGGAGATAGAAAATGGAGGGTTTACTACACTAAGCTTGCTTCtttaaaggaaaattcaaTCTTCAATCAGGCATGTGAGCCTGAGTCAGGCGTATGAGAAAGTTTTTCGCTGATAGATGGGAAAAtaaaggaaggaaaggaaaaattcacttgctggtgctgctaagTTTCAGGATGGATAGTTAGTTGTATGGCGAGCGTTAAGTGCAGCGGAAACTCTATAGTACGAACCCTCTGCTTCACGCCAGCTTTAGATCAAGCGGATCTGGTTTCGTTATTACTTTGTGGGAAAGTTTATGGTTTATCACCGGACAAAGGAAATAGATAGAATCGTTACAGTGAATAGATTGGACAAGTTGTACCACGCTTGGGAGCGGGGGTTGGGAACTAAGAACTAAGCGCAAGGAAACAAACAGTGAAGAAGGTGTGAAAAGACAGTTGTCGATTGTAAATTGCTTTCGCACACAAATCGCATCAGTCGACCAGTTCGTCCAACACTCTTCCCATGATGCATACTGATGATGGTTCCCCGATTCGAATCGCCACCGGGATTTTCCCCCGCCGATCGACACAGCGGGCGACCAGCAGGTGGCATAATCCGCCAGCCGAACGTCTCGTTGCCATGGgaacaacatcatcaaacaGGCACAGAAATGCTCGGCTTTTCACAGGCAATTTTTATGTCCGACGCTATCGAGCGAAGGGAGAAGCGACCACAAAGCAAACGCAGCCCGTCCTATGTCACCTGCAACTGGTGACGGCCGTCAGCGTCAGCGAACGATGGGACCCGGGTTCTTGGCATGGGGCCATCATGCTGTGCATCACCAAGTGAGCTCCCATTATTAAAGGGCTGATTAAGCAGGAGGGTCGGTCGCTTGCACACCGTAGTaaagttctttttttgtcaCTTTAATTGCAACCTTTTGTGTATTGTTTTAGTGTTAGGCGGTGGTTTGGGTTTCTTTACTACGTTTGAGATTGGCGGTCTGAGTCCTGTAGCAATAGCAGGAGATATCAGTGACTGCGGCAGTAGATCTGTGGACAATAGAAGCGATGGTGTTCTTGATAGCCTATCTCGCCTAAATCTGGGACTTTGGGAGCGTTAGCTAGGATTTGAGGACTTAGTCAAACGGTAGGACGTCACGTGGTGCAACCCAATCGGGGAGAATAGTTTGAGCTGGTGAGTCAGCGAAATGTATACATGCGTCGTATTTTTGAGGCTAGAGAACTCAGCTATTGGTCTGAGGTCTGTGGTCTGGACTCTGTGGTGAACCTCATCCTAACTATCTAAGTGCTCCTACATCCAGGATTCAATAAAGTCCAGTCTAAAAACAGAAGACTTCCTAACAGTCTCATTAAGTTATATTTTTGGATACCATAAAAGGACCAATCTAACCTATCAAGAAGCTATACTGTTGAATCTCCATTGTCCTCCTTACCGATGATTTTTTCTAATATCTTCCCAGCTCCTTAACCACTTACTAAACATAATCGACTTTCCCACCATATTAATCATTGTACATGTTTCTACCGATTTTTCACCGAATTGTTACGTATCACCCATGGAACGCTCGCGATACTCAACCATCGACCATTTCCAAATGTCGCTTCATTTCATTCCATCGTTCATCGCCCAGGATGGAAAGATTCCATCCTGCAGCTGCCGAAGAAATGGCTCTCGACATCGGAAGCTACAGACGAGTTTGGATTCCCCCAGGTATGTGCTACATCGCTACATAAATCCAGTTCCTTGCTTCAGACAAGCGACCAACCGGTGACGCCTCAACATCGTAACGACCGATTGCAGCGAAGCTTAGCTAACCGTATTGCTTATCGATTGTAGTACCACGCCGAAAGAAGTTCCTCATTAGTCTtccgctctctcgctcccgCTAGATGCTGCCCAAGGTACCCGTTCCGACGGTGGAACAAACGATGGCCGAGTATCTGCGGGTGTTGCAGCCGATCGTAACGCCGCAGCAGCTCGATCGGACCAAGGCGATCATTAAGCAGTTCAGCGCCACCATCGGACCGGGCCTGCAGGAGTATCTGCTTGCGAGGCGTGACGCCGAGGACAACTGGGCGTACCACTACTGGCTGAACGACATGTACCTGGACAATCCGCTACCGTTGCCGATCAACTCGAACCCGGGCATGGTGATGCCACCGCGCAAGTTTACCATCGTCAACGATCTGGCCCAGTTTGCGGCACAGCTCATCGATCAGCTGATGGATCACAAGGAAATGCTGGAGGGGTAAGTGCGCCGCATGCCCGGCATCCGTCCACCTGCTCACCGACGTCCCTCTTCCGTTCCGTACAGTGGTGGACTGAAGCAGGAACGTGCGGCTTCGCGCGAGAAGAACCAACCGTTGTGTATGGCACAGTACTATCGGCTGCTTGGTTCCTGCCGACGTCCGGGAGATCCTCGCGACAGCCAGTATCTGCCGCCGGGTGGAGAGCAGACCGATGCACACGTCATCGTGTGCTGCCGTAAGCATGTAAGTATCCACAGATCTGCGTCTCATCGCATATCCCAACATCTTGCTCCTTCCTCGCTCAGATGTACTGTGTCGCTGTGAAGGCTGGCGATCGTGGACGGCTGAACGAAAACGAACTGGCCGCCCAACTGTTGCACATTCTCAACGAAGCCCCATGTCTGCCGGAGACAGAGTCGGCGGTCGGTATCCTGACCACCGAGCCACGTCCCAAGTGGGCAGCCGATcgtgagctgctgctgctcgaggaACGCAACGCCCGCAACATTGAGCTTATCGAGACGGCCCTCGTGCTTATCTGCATCGACGAGCCGATACCGCTGTCGTACAATGCGCGTGGCTTTAACGGATCACCGGCCGGTGCGCACTATGCGGGCGGCCGGGACGAAAGCAACATGGCGCACGAGATGATACACGGTGGGGGTAGTGCGTACAACACCGCCAACCGTTGGTTCGATAAGACGATGCAGCTCATTATCTGCAGCGATGGTACGTGGGGACTCTGCTACGAACATTCGCCCTCGGAAGGCATTGCCGTGGTGCAGCTGCTGGAAGGCATCCTGAAGCGCATCGACGAGACACCGGCCAGAGATGAGCCGACCGATCAGCTGCAGCTGCAACACTCGCATCTGCCACCACCGGAACGGTTGGAGTGGATTGTGCGGCCAGAGATTGAGCGACGTTTGCGCGAGGCAGCACGGTCGGTGGACAGGTGAGTGAGCTTTTAATGTCCCTGGAAGGAAGGTAAGGACTTAAGGAGGATTTCTCCAAATTTCCAGACGCATTGAAGATCTCGATTTCTACGTGTACCGGTACAAACCGTACGGCAAGAACTTCATCAAGGCGTGCCAGGTCAGCCCGGACGTGTACATTCAGTTGGCGTTGCAGTTGGCACACTACAAGTAAGTCGAGCGGGAAAGCATTTTCTCATCTTCCAGACTCTTTAACACACGGATTCGCCTCCTTCCCAGACTCTACGGACAGCTGGTGAGCACGTACGAAAGTGCCTCCACCCGACGGTTCCTGCTCGGACGGGTCGATTGCATCCGGTCGGCCAGCATGGAAGCGCTCGAGTGGGCGAAAGCGATGTGCCAGGGCGAAGGTCCGAACGTGACGCTCGAGAGCGACAAGGAGGACGACTACAGTGCCGAAGCCGCATCGGATGTCAAAAAAGTAACTTTCAGTATTTACAGTGTATGTGCAAAAACCAATGCAAACGCTCTCGGACCCTCTAAAGCGCACACACCCGTTAGCTGCCCCAGCTTCCTCGCTCCGGTTCCCCTTTCCAAACATTCCGAGTGCTGAGAAGTTGAAGGATGCGGAGGGTTTGCCAGTGTAATGCTAGACTCTAATTGTGATTTTCGGTGTTTTTGGTTTCGCTTTCTTTGCTTTCTGTTCCGCCCGCTGTTgttcttttcctttctctccATCCACCCACAGAAGGACCATCTGAGGGAGCTGTTCCGGTGTGCCACTGCGCGGCAAACCGAAGTCATGGTGCAAAACATACTCGGCCACGGGATCGATATACATCTCCTAGGGCTGAGGGAAGCTTGCCGCGAACGGGAAGGAAATATGCACGAGCTGTTTACGGATGAGTGCTATAAAATTGCTaactgttttcttctttccacCAGCCAGGTATAAGAGGACGCGAGCGTGGTGTTTCAACCCTGTCAATGCACTACTTGCACGATAATGCACCTGAATGTTGATATCACCGCACCTGAAATGCACTTTGACGGCACAGACTGTGGCAGGACGTGTTCTGGAAGGGAACAGAATAGTTTTTAATCACTTGTGTCATACAATAATGCCTTCTTTTCTTCCCAACTGTTTTGCTCCTCTGGGGCTTTCGATtcaatcttcttttttttttttgacaggTGGCCTGTTCAACCAACAGCTTTATGGGGTATGGGCCAGTAACGCCCCACGGTTACGGTGCCTCGTACAATCCACACCCGAACGAAATAATCTTCTGCATTTCGGCCTTCTTTACGTCGGACAAAACGAGCGCGTCCCGGTTCGCCCGCTCGCTGCAGGACTCGCTCGATGCGATGCGCGATCTGCTATCGTAAACACTAGTCGGTGGCCTTAAACAACCAAAACCCCGAGCAAGGACAACCTGGGGGCAAAACGGAGGACgattgaagagagagagagagagagagagagagagagagagagacaggttGCTGCTCAAACTGCTCGACAAGCATATATACATATCACGAGAAACGAAACATATCAGttttagcaaaaaacaaaaacaaaaatcccccAGTGTAAAGTTTCCGCATCGACGGGACAACCAAAGAAACGGATACATATCATTAGCTGGTAAGGAAAACCCAAGGAGCTAACCCGCTCTATCTATACTCACATGTTATATAGGCATTAATGCaagcagcaggaaaaaaaagtcagGAATTGTTTGTACCGGGGGTTTTTCCAACGCCCGTTCTTCGTTCGGTAATGATCAGTTGGTGGATCGCAAAAAGGGGATCCCTTCGTGTAGTAGCAATATGTATACAACTTTTGATCGCATCTGCTTCGGCTCGTTAGGGATCCATCAAATGGTCAGGGGACGCAGCAGGATGACGATGTTAAAAGTTCTGTTAAATATTGGAATTCTATTAGAGGAGCATTAAGCCCTTACCTCTGTTGCTTGTTGTGACGTGTTGCCTGTTGTGACGTAAACGTTATCCCATCATACTATATATCGCCTCTATTTACTCAGTATGCAATGGCATTTAACCAAGCTCCAACGTCTAGTGCGTCAGGTTCGTATCCTGTAACTGATTCTTAGATTGTTTgaaacacaaaacgaaaagTGCTGAGTTCGCAGTTCTGAAAGGAACTGATTCGTTGAGCGATAAAATTAGATTTAAAGTTTCCAAAACGCATGATCGATGTTGACAACCCCTGCAGGAGTGAATACGCTTTAAACAATTCCTTACCAAACGAAAGGTTTaaccttttctttttgttgctttaagTAGATTATTTTCCTGTTAATATTTTCCTGTTCCTTGAGTAAAGCGACCAGCATCAGGTCATTGTTATATATtgatttaaaatcaattctaATGCGTTACAACGGTGTTACAAGACTAAGGGGGCGCACTGAGCGCCCTTACATACTTAAGTAGCAAACTATAATAGTACGGCAGACCGAGCTGCCAGCTAATAATCGCGTAGTGTTTAAAAATGCATAGTGCACCAGCTCCGCCCGGGGTGGAAAGCAATACAATGTTGTAGCGATTGCCACCGGCGCGAGTTCCGTATATATATGCCCGCACAGTATATCTTGTCCATTTCATCATTAGACATCGTTCGAATCTGGCGATGATTCatgtagcagtagcagcagtatccTAACGTATCCTCAAAACCATACACCGATACCACCTTGCTTTAGCTGTATTTCTATATCTTTTCTAATTCGCTAAATAGTTTAAAGCAGTCCGGATTTATAGAAAAATGGGTTTATATCAAAATAAGCTAATCTATCCATTTTTGTCGTCTTACTGATTGCTTGCAAGTTTTGGTCACCTGCGTCTGAGAGGCCATACTTTTCATGACTCTGGCGCATAAGTTGAGTTGAATCGCGTGGATTGCCATGTTGAATTATTCGACCAGGGGAAACAACCTTGTCATACCAGGCATTAGTTTACCCCAATATCGACAATTTTTGCTGAAGTCGAGCGGGAACATCGAATCTGAATTCATCTGCCATACTGTTCCCTTGTACGTAAGGCTGAAAATAGCGTCGGGAACGGTGCCAgttttcatacggcaggatcggggttcaaatcccatccgcatcgttcccccgtagtgagtgAGGACTGACAATTCAACTATGCGGTTGTAAGCTAGAGATGGCAGACATGACTTAagtaagaggtcgttaggccaaagaacaAGAGAAGGACTGACATTGTTCCAGTAATGTTGGGTAAGGTTTTAAAGTTAATGAAGCAGATTAATTTGGAAGGACTCACTGTTATTGCCTCTTAGAGTTACAACAATTAGGACGCAATCACAGTCAAAATTGAAGAGGCAAAACAGCCCACTCGTCGATTATTTCAACAATACTTTAAGAGCTTGATTGATAGGACTCGCAGGCTGTATCCGGTGTCCGGGTATCCGAGTAAGACGTAGAGCTATTCTCTGATCAATTTCCAGGTTCTAGACATTTCCTTCGTATGTTTTGAATTATGGTTCATGGTCCAACACTTTGAACCCATTAATATTTGGTCAAATCGAGCGATACCTCAGAGCTGGTTGTATTTTGACCTACTTCACCTAAGAATTCGAGGTTTAGGattattttcataaaaaagcaaaaaatatttgttgTGCCGCTAAGGCaggtggtggtatctcagtgTATCGAATGCAGAAGGCATCACTTCAACCCATGTAAACTATAGGCGGGAAGGTTAGTGCAAGATACTCCATAGGCTTAAGAACCATCCTTGAGTGGGCAAACAACAAATAGGAAACAGTTGTGCTTTTGTAGCGTGTTGTGTAAAAACTAAACAGTATTTATAACTCAAACTAATCGCGTTAAAAAAGGCAATAGTGCCACTGCTCGTATTAAAAAATCCGCAAGGGGTGAGTCGTAAACTCATCAAATATGGATGCGACAAGAAACATATCAATACGCCaatatacacacatacatatatacGCATATACATATCGAAGCTAGGGACGGGAAATGATGGATCGATTTATCGATCCTCTCTACACGTTAaaggtaaaaaagaaaaacaaatcccaacCCGGAAACCACCACTCTTATTCAGTAGAAAAGAGTGCATCTCTACACATGTCacattttgaaaacaaaacgggcGCGGTTTCAGTGGCCCGGCGAGGGCCGGGCATCCGCGCACGTGGGTAATAGTTTTAGaagcaaccacacacacacacaaacacacaccgtaAATGTGTAAATTATTATGTATCGATTAGCTCGGCAGAGACTAGCACAGCTCAGCAGATTGCCGAATCATCATTGTTAGTGTGTGTAATGTGTGTGGGTTCTGTTATTAAGGCGAACAACGCATGTAACGAGTATTATTGGCTTTTAGGCAAAAACGGTTATTATTAACTGGCAACGTGTTAATCGTGTTCCATTCTGCTGTCTAGACTATTATGCTTGCTCCCGTAACGTGTTATGTTTGTGGAATTTGAATTAACGCCTTCGTAGCTAATCATAGTCAATCGTCACGATCGCTTGCTGGCCCCTGCCGCCTCCGTTGCGTTATGACGTATTGAGTTGAAAGCAAGGCAAATTCTAGCAAAATCAATAAAAGTTCCAACTACCCGTATACAGCAGAATCAATCGCCCTTATCAgcatttttcgttcgttttggcTTTTTCTTTCCGACTTAGGTTTGGGTGCCACAGTTTCTGTACACAGTATCGTTAAGTGTATTTCCAGGGTGGCTTCCGGAAAGCCGACACTGTGGTCGCAGTGGTCGTACATTAAATACCCGTTCACATATTAACAGCTACTAGTGTTTGATCGTCCGTTGGTCATCGTTTTACAACTGTTTGCAAGTTGCGCCACGAAACAGGTAAGAGGTCCGGTGGTACAGTCAATCCGGTGTtcgtgtgtaaaaaaaaaacaaacctaaaTCCTATTGACGCCGCCGTGCGCAGTGTTCGTGGGGTGGAAGTCttgttaaattaaaatcaaaccgACCGTCGTAAAATACAATCCAAATCGTATAAATACACTAGAGACACACGTACAAACATTAAGCACTGGCCGTAAATCATTGCTCTACACTACACGtctgccctttttttgtttgttctttaaATAAGTTCTGCATATACTTTGTGACGGAATATTCGTCGCAGGTAGACAAAAAGACACGTGCGATCACCTCGCAGTATGGTAGTAGTTGTGTGGCGTGTGTAGGGGAAGGAATTGGTCTACGAAGTGCTGGGCTTTAAATTACGCCGGAATGTCCCACGCAGCTTCTTGTCGATCGCCTCCGAATCGTAGCAGGTAAACTAAAGGAGAAGAGtgcagttgtt from Anopheles stephensi strain Indian chromosome 2, UCI_ANSTEP_V1.0, whole genome shotgun sequence includes the following:
- the LOC118502852 gene encoding choline O-acetyltransferase-like isoform X1, whose product is MLPKVPVPTVEQTMAEYLRVLQPIVTPQQLDRTKAIIKQFSATIGPGLQEYLLARRDAEDNWAYHYWLNDMYLDNPLPLPINSNPGMVMPPRKFTIVNDLAQFAAQLIDQLMDHKEMLEGGGLKQERAASREKNQPLCMAQYYRLLGSCRRPGDPRDSQYLPPGGEQTDAHVIVCCRKHMYCVAVKAGDRGRLNENELAAQLLHILNEAPCLPETESAVGILTTEPRPKWAADRELLLLEERNARNIELIETALVLICIDEPIPLSYNARGFNGSPAGAHYAGGRDESNMAHEMIHGGGSAYNTANRWFDKTMQLIICSDGTWGLCYEHSPSEGIAVVQLLEGILKRIDETPARDEPTDQLQLQHSHLPPPERLEWIVRPEIERRLREAARSVDRRIEDLDFYVYRYKPYGKNFIKACQVSPDVYIQLALQLAHYKLYGQLVSTYESASTRRFLLGRVDCIRSASMEALEWAKAMCQGEGPNVTLESDKEDDYSAEAASDVKKKDHLRELFRCATARQTEVMVQNILGHGIDIHLLGLREACREREGNMHELFTDECYKIANCFLLSTSQVACSTNSFMGYGPVTPHGYGASYNPHPNEIIFCISAFFTSDKTSASRFARSLQDSLDAMRDLLS
- the LOC118502852 gene encoding choline O-acetyltransferase-like isoform X3, producing MLPKVPVPTVEQTMAEYLRVLQPIVTPQQLDRTKAIIKQFSATIGPGLQEYLLARRDAEDNWAYHYWLNDMYLDNPLPLPINSNPGMVMPPRKFTIVNDLAQFAAQLIDQLMDHKEMLEGGGLKQERAASREKNQPLCMAQYYRLLGSCRRPGDPRDSQYLPPGGEQTDAHVIVCCRKHMYCVAVKAGDRGRLNENELAAQLLHILNEAPCLPETESAVGILTTEPRPKWAADRELLLLEERNARNIELIETALVLICIDEPIPLSYNARGFNGSPAGAHYAGGRDESNMAHEMIHGGGSAYNTANRWFDKTMQLIICSDGTWGLCYEHSPSEGIAVVQLLEGILKRIDETPARDEPTDQLQLQHSHLPPPERLEWIVRPEIERRLREAARSVDRRIEDLDFYVYRYKPYGKNFIKACQVSPDVYIQLALQLAHYKLYGQLVSTYESASTRRFLLGRVDCIRSASMEALEWAKAMCQGEGPNVTLESDKEDDYSAEAASDVKKVTFSIYSKDHLRELFRCATARQTEVMVQNILGHGIDIHLLGLREACREREGNMHELFTDECYKIANCFLLSTSQVACSTNSFMGYGPVTPHGYGASYNPHPNEIIFCISAFFTSDKTSASRFARSLQDSLDAMRDLLS